In Monodelphis domestica isolate mMonDom1 chromosome 4, mMonDom1.pri, whole genome shotgun sequence, one DNA window encodes the following:
- the LOC103105947 gene encoding leukocyte immunoglobulin-like receptor subfamily B member 3, with translation MTPALSVLLCLGLCLCKRTRTQAADGFPKPSLRAENGSVVPRGGAVTLRCRGSWEAVEWLLEKRGRSGWSLIKVVRQAGNEGQFSLPSVTPHDAGTYRCFYRHSSSWWSQLSDPLELVVTGLSAPPSLAALPGSEVAPGQNVTLQCRSELWYDWCVLCKDREEISRGRTRSHGWMYQTDFFFPAVNPTQDGTYRCFGFYSSSPSLWSSPSAPLLLRVSGTAKGPHLPQIPGNPPAVTSSPPRTSPSPRSENGPSGHSILQVSILVGISAFLILTFLFLSLLYFHRCRYQPSLGKGDRETDIKTTRSSELAGSTLEETVYAAVNDDRRTEEAGQEDTSAFQREAPQEVTYTQLDHKRLNRGAEPPPPSGPVEPSVYAALP, from the exons ATGACTCCTGCCCTCTCAGTCCTGCTGTGCCTGG GGCTGTGTCTGTGCAAGAGGACAAGGACCCAGGCAGCAG atGGATTCCCCAAGCCCTCCCTCAGGGCAGAGAATGGCTCTGTGGTGCCCCGAGGGGGAGCTGTGACCCTCAGGTGCAGGGGATCATGGGAGGCTGTAGAGTGGCTGCTGGAGAAAAGGGGAAGATCTGGATGGTCACTGATCAAAGTTGTGAGACAAGCTGGAAATGAGGGACAGTTTTCCCTCCCATCTGTGACACCACATGATGCTGGGACCTACAGGTGCTTCTACAGACATTCATCCTCCTGGTGGTCACAGCTGAGTGACCCCCTGGAGCTGGTGGTGACAG gcctctCTGCCCCGCCCTCCCTGGCAGCCCTGCCCGGCTCTGAGGTGGCCCCAGGACAGAACGTGACCCTGCAGTGTCGGTCAGAGCTATGGTATGACTGGTGCGTCCTGTGCAAGGACAGAGAAGAGATCAGCCGCGGCAGGACCCGGAGCCATGGATGGATGTATCAGACTGACTTCTTCTTCCCTGCTGTGAATCCAACCCAGGATGGCACTTACCGATGCTTCGGCTTTTATAGTTCTTCCCCCTCTCTGTGGTCCTCCCCCAGCGCCCCCCTGCTGCTCCGGGTCTCAG GCACCGCAAAGGGTCCTCACCTCCCCCAAATCCCTGGGAATCCCCCAGCAGTGACGTCTTCCCCACCCA gGACCTCTCCAAGCCCCAGGTCTGAGAACGGGCCCTCGG GTCACTCCATCCTCCAAGTGAGCATCCTGGTGGGCATCTCAGCCTTCCTCATCCtgaccttcctcttcctctcccttctttacTTTCATCGCTGTCGGTATCAGCCCAGCCTGG GGAAAGGGGACAGAGAGACCGACATCAAGACCACCAGGAG CTCAGAACTAGCTGGGAGCACCCTAGAGGAGACCGTGT ATGCTGCTGTGAATGATGACAGACGGACAGAGGAAGCTGGACAAGAGGACACATCC GCTTTCCAAAGAGAAGCCCCTCAGGAAGTGACCTACACCCAGCTGGACCACAAGAGGCTCAATCGTGGGGCGGAGCCCCCTCCCCCATCTGGCCCAGTGGAGCCCAGTGTCTATGCTGCCCTTCCGTGA